A window of the Mesorhizobium opportunistum WSM2075 genome harbors these coding sequences:
- a CDS encoding M20/M25/M40 family metallo-hydrolase, whose protein sequence is MSAISPVLDRLDKNLDQSLERLFGLLRIKSISTDPAYAADCRKAAEWLVAELKLIGFDASVRDTPGHPMVVAHHDGPAGAPHVLFYGHYDVQPVDPIELWENDPFSPAIKEVGPGHKVITGRGSADDKGQLMTFVEACRAWKQVHGNLPCNITILFEGEEESGSPSLKPFLEANAGELKADFALVCDTGMWDRDTPSICVGLRGLVGEEITVKAADRDLHSGLYGGAAANPIRILTKVLADIHDKDGHITIPGFYDGVEETPSQVLKSWETLGETAETFLGPVGLSIPSGEKGRSVLELTWARPTAEFNGIIGGYTGKGFKTVIAAEASAKVSFRLVHKQDPKKIRAAFQKFVSERIPADCSVEFHPHGGSPAIQLSYDSPFLAKAKNALSDEWPKPAVTTGSGGSIPVVGDFQTYLGMESLLVGFGLDDDRIHSPNEKYELSSFHKGQRSWARILDALTR, encoded by the coding sequence CCTCGACCGCCTCGACAAGAATCTCGACCAGAGCCTCGAACGGCTGTTCGGCCTGCTGAGGATCAAGTCGATCTCCACCGATCCGGCCTATGCCGCAGACTGCCGCAAAGCGGCGGAATGGCTGGTGGCGGAACTGAAGCTGATCGGCTTCGACGCCAGCGTGCGTGACACGCCCGGACATCCGATGGTCGTCGCGCATCATGACGGGCCGGCCGGTGCGCCGCATGTGCTGTTCTATGGCCACTACGACGTACAGCCGGTCGACCCGATCGAACTGTGGGAAAACGATCCGTTCTCGCCTGCCATCAAGGAGGTCGGGCCTGGCCACAAGGTGATCACCGGGCGTGGCTCGGCCGACGACAAGGGCCAGCTGATGACCTTCGTCGAGGCGTGCCGCGCCTGGAAGCAGGTGCATGGCAACCTGCCATGCAACATCACCATCCTGTTCGAGGGCGAGGAGGAGTCCGGCTCACCGTCGCTGAAGCCGTTCCTCGAAGCCAATGCCGGGGAGCTCAAGGCCGACTTCGCGCTGGTCTGCGATACCGGCATGTGGGACCGCGACACGCCGTCGATCTGCGTGGGACTGCGCGGACTGGTCGGCGAGGAGATCACGGTCAAGGCCGCCGACCGCGACCTGCATTCCGGCCTCTATGGCGGGGCCGCCGCCAACCCGATCCGCATCCTCACCAAGGTGCTGGCCGACATTCATGACAAGGACGGCCATATCACCATCCCCGGTTTCTATGACGGCGTCGAGGAAACGCCGTCGCAGGTGCTGAAATCATGGGAGACGCTTGGCGAGACGGCCGAGACCTTCCTCGGGCCTGTCGGCCTGTCGATCCCGTCGGGGGAAAAAGGCCGTTCGGTGCTGGAACTGACCTGGGCGCGGCCGACCGCCGAGTTCAACGGCATCATCGGCGGCTATACCGGAAAGGGGTTCAAGACGGTGATCGCGGCGGAGGCATCGGCGAAGGTGTCGTTCCGCCTCGTCCACAAGCAGGATCCCAAGAAGATCCGCGCAGCCTTCCAGAAATTCGTCAGCGAGCGCATTCCGGCCGACTGTTCGGTCGAGTTCCACCCGCATGGCGGCTCCCCGGCAATCCAGCTTTCCTACGACTCGCCTTTCCTGGCCAAGGCCAAGAATGCACTGTCCGATGAGTGGCCGAAGCCTGCGGTGACGACCGGCAGCGGCGGCTCCATTCCCGTGGTCGGCGACTTCCAGACCTATCTCGGCATGGAATCGCTGCTGGTCGGCTTCGGCCTCGACGACGACCGCATCCATTCGCCCAACGAGAAATATGAGCTCTCATCCTTCCACAAGGGACAGCGTTCCTGGGCGCGCATTCTCGATGCACTGACGCGCTGA
- a CDS encoding ribonuclease D: MADIRFHKHDLPDLTHYNVGAVAIDTETLGLNPHRDRLCVVQISPGDGSADVIQIAPGQKKAPNLVSLLRNRGITKLFHYGRFDLAVLYNAFGVMPEPVFCTKIASRLTRTYTDRHGLKDICFELLGVGLSKAQQSSDWAAEILSPEQLEYAASDVLYLHRLRDVLSGRLARDGRTKEADACFRFLPTRAKLDLMGWGEEDIFAHS; this comes from the coding sequence ATGGCCGATATCCGTTTCCACAAGCATGATCTGCCTGACCTCACGCATTACAATGTCGGGGCGGTGGCCATCGACACGGAAACGCTGGGCCTCAACCCGCATCGCGACCGGCTGTGCGTGGTGCAGATCTCGCCCGGCGACGGCAGCGCCGACGTTATCCAGATCGCACCAGGGCAGAAGAAGGCGCCGAACCTCGTCAGCCTGCTCAGGAACCGCGGCATAACCAAGCTGTTCCATTACGGGCGCTTCGATCTTGCCGTGCTCTACAATGCGTTCGGGGTGATGCCCGAGCCGGTGTTCTGCACCAAGATCGCCTCGCGGCTGACCCGTACCTATACCGACCGTCACGGGCTGAAGGACATCTGCTTCGAGCTTCTCGGCGTCGGCCTGTCCAAGGCGCAGCAATCGTCGGACTGGGCGGCCGAAATACTGTCGCCCGAACAGCTCGAATATGCCGCTTCCGATGTGCTCTATCTGCACCGGCTACGCGATGTGCTCTCCGGGCGGCTGGCACGCGATGGGCGGACCAAGGAGGCCGATGCCTGTTTCCGCTTCCTGCCGACGCGGGCCAAGCTTGACCTGATGGGCTGGGGCGAAGAGGATATCTTCGCTCACAGCTGA
- a CDS encoding GlsB/YeaQ/YmgE family stress response membrane protein codes for MGVESLLVFIIIGAIAGWLAGLIVSGFGFGLIGNIIVGIVGAFIAGWLFPRIGFSIGGGVIASIIHATIGAIILLVLVKVLKRA; via the coding sequence ATGGGTGTCGAAAGCCTTCTCGTTTTCATCATCATTGGTGCCATCGCCGGTTGGCTTGCCGGTCTCATCGTCTCGGGTTTCGGCTTCGGCCTGATCGGCAACATCATCGTCGGCATCGTCGGCGCTTTCATCGCCGGCTGGCTTTTCCCTCGGATCGGTTTTTCCATCGGCGGCGGCGTCATCGCTTCCATCATCCACGCCACGATCGGCGCCATTATCCTGCTGGTGCTGGTGAAGGTGCTGAAACGAGCCTGA
- a CDS encoding transglycosylase domain-containing protein, translated as MANRRDNRIEPSFEGPPQARSQPGLSVSEEDRVVPSNRKASAKRKSSKAKSSRGGRGRSRRGLFGGLGRLFYWCFVLAIWGGIAVAGVVVYYGAKMPAATTWSIPDRAPNIKIVSADGQLLANRGMSGGEAVGLHEMSPYIPEAVIAIEDRRFYSHFGIDPIGLSRAMVTNVIGGHFSQGGSTLTQQLAKNLFLTPDRTLERKVQEVLLALWLEHKHTKDQILEMYLNRVYFGSGAYGVEAASRRYFGKSARDVTLSEAALLAGLLKAPSRLSPARDPKAAEERSQLVLAAMREEGKISEKELKTALSAPATRSPSYWTGSENYVADTIMEELPDLIGDVRGDIVIDSTVDLNLQKLAEQSIRRLIDDSGKKLNVTQGALVSIDDSGAVRAMVGGYDYSTSQFDRASEARRQPGSAFKPFVYMAALEAGRTPDSVRNDAPIKIGNWTPDNYGGKYFGKVTLATALAKSLNSVAAQLTMEVGPNAVVEAAHRMGVQSDLQSNTSIALGTSEVTPLELTSAYVPFANGGYKPDIHFIRRITTADGKVLYNSGGGSAPRVVKPEIVGMMNSMMTGTVEIGTAKKAAFAWPSAGKTGTSQNSRDAWFVGYTANLTTGVWFGNDDGSPMKKVTGGALPAQAWHEFMVAAHEGVPVRPLPGTWKSTPPDTIVPDEIPSAGNNQPAPVPSASVGQQAPAAQAAAPIRAARPAQTVDADGFSMPADDGTTASVGHPVPPGSVGGPLKKRQTSILDILGGG; from the coding sequence ATGGCGAACCGCAGGGACAACCGTATCGAACCGAGTTTCGAGGGACCGCCACAGGCGCGATCCCAGCCGGGTCTTTCGGTGAGCGAAGAGGATCGCGTCGTGCCGAGCAACCGCAAAGCCTCCGCAAAGCGCAAATCGTCGAAGGCGAAATCGTCGCGCGGTGGGCGTGGCAGAAGCCGGCGCGGCCTGTTCGGCGGGCTTGGCCGGCTGTTCTATTGGTGCTTCGTGCTCGCCATCTGGGGCGGAATCGCGGTGGCGGGCGTTGTCGTCTACTACGGCGCCAAGATGCCGGCGGCCACCACCTGGTCGATCCCGGACCGCGCCCCCAACATCAAGATCGTCTCGGCCGACGGCCAGTTGCTCGCCAATCGCGGCATGAGCGGCGGCGAGGCGGTCGGCTTGCACGAAATGTCGCCCTATATTCCCGAGGCGGTGATCGCCATCGAGGACCGCCGTTTCTATTCGCATTTCGGCATCGACCCGATCGGCCTGTCGCGCGCCATGGTGACCAACGTGATCGGCGGGCATTTCTCGCAAGGCGGTTCGACGCTGACCCAGCAATTGGCCAAAAACCTGTTCCTGACGCCCGACCGCACGCTGGAGCGCAAGGTGCAGGAGGTGTTGCTGGCGCTGTGGCTGGAGCACAAGCACACCAAGGACCAGATCCTCGAAATGTACCTCAACCGGGTCTATTTCGGCTCCGGCGCCTATGGCGTCGAAGCGGCTTCCCGGCGCTATTTCGGCAAGAGCGCGCGCGACGTCACCCTGTCGGAAGCAGCGCTGCTTGCCGGCTTGCTGAAAGCCCCGTCGCGGCTGTCGCCGGCGCGCGATCCGAAGGCTGCCGAGGAGCGGTCGCAGCTCGTGCTCGCCGCCATGCGCGAGGAGGGCAAGATCAGCGAGAAGGAGCTCAAGACCGCGCTGAGCGCGCCGGCGACGCGCTCGCCGTCCTATTGGACCGGGTCGGAAAACTACGTTGCCGACACCATCATGGAAGAACTGCCCGACCTGATCGGCGACGTGCGCGGCGACATCGTCATCGATAGCACTGTCGACCTGAACCTGCAGAAGCTGGCCGAACAGTCGATCCGCAGGCTGATCGACGACAGCGGCAAGAAGCTCAACGTCACCCAGGGCGCGCTGGTGTCGATCGACGATTCCGGCGCGGTGCGCGCCATGGTCGGCGGCTACGACTACTCGACCAGCCAGTTCGACCGCGCCTCCGAGGCACGCCGCCAGCCGGGCTCGGCGTTCAAGCCGTTCGTCTATATGGCGGCGCTCGAAGCCGGCCGCACGCCCGACAGCGTACGCAACGATGCGCCAATCAAGATCGGCAACTGGACGCCCGACAATTACGGCGGCAAGTATTTCGGCAAGGTGACGCTGGCGACCGCCTTGGCGAAATCGCTGAACTCGGTCGCCGCGCAATTGACCATGGAAGTGGGGCCGAACGCGGTGGTCGAGGCGGCGCACCGCATGGGCGTGCAATCCGATCTGCAGTCCAATACCTCGATCGCGCTCGGCACGTCGGAAGTGACGCCGCTGGAACTGACCTCAGCTTATGTGCCTTTCGCCAATGGCGGCTACAAGCCGGACATCCACTTCATCCGCCGCATCACAACCGCCGACGGCAAGGTGCTGTACAACAGCGGTGGCGGCAGCGCGCCGCGTGTCGTCAAGCCCGAGATCGTCGGCATGATGAATTCGATGATGACCGGCACCGTCGAGATCGGCACCGCGAAGAAGGCAGCCTTTGCCTGGCCGTCGGCCGGCAAGACCGGCACCAGCCAGAATTCGCGCGACGCCTGGTTCGTCGGCTACACCGCCAACCTCACCACAGGTGTGTGGTTCGGCAATGATGATGGCAGCCCGATGAAGAAGGTCACCGGCGGTGCGCTTCCGGCGCAGGCATGGCACGAGTTCATGGTCGCCGCGCATGAGGGGGTGCCGGTGAGGCCGCTGCCCGGCACCTGGAAATCGACGCCGCCCGACACGATCGTACCCGACGAGATACCGTCGGCCGGCAACAACCAGCCGGCGCCGGTTCCGTCCGCGTCGGTTGGCCAGCAGGCGCCGGCCGCACAAGCGGCCGCTCCGATCCGCGCGGCGCGGCCGGCCCAGACGGTCGATGCCGATGGCTTCAGCATGCCGGCGGATGATGGCACCACGGCCTCGGTCGGACATCCCGTGCCGCCAGGCAGCGTCGGTGGCCCGTTGAAGAAGCGGCAGACCTCGATCCTCGACATCCTTGGCGGGGGGTGA
- a CDS encoding nuclear transport factor 2 family protein encodes MTQTAPLDIATAFTTAWTSHDLEKAASYVAEDVVFDGPMQQSTGKEPYLKGLAKLSQDVTGVRMIAAFGDDRQALLMYDLMTKSSGALSCAKHLTVSDGKIHSDKLTFDSKKLGSAKPKANGG; translated from the coding sequence ATGACACAGACAGCACCTCTCGACATCGCCACTGCCTTCACCACGGCGTGGACCAGCCATGACCTCGAAAAGGCCGCATCCTATGTCGCCGAGGACGTCGTTTTCGATGGGCCGATGCAGCAGTCGACCGGCAAAGAACCCTATCTGAAGGGCCTGGCGAAGCTCTCGCAGGACGTGACCGGCGTGCGCATGATTGCCGCCTTTGGCGACGATCGCCAGGCTTTGCTCATGTACGACCTGATGACGAAGTCGTCCGGAGCGCTGTCCTGCGCCAAACATCTTACCGTCAGCGACGGCAAGATCCATAGCGACAAGTTGACCTTTGACAGCAAGAAGCTTGGCAGCGCCAAGCCAAAGGCAAACGGCGGTTAA
- a CDS encoding SDR family NAD(P)-dependent oxidoreductase: MAELDTRKTIVLTGASRGIGHATVKRFSREGWRVITCSRQAFAEDCPWPAGPEDHIKVDLADQEDVGIAVSEIRHRLEAHGGQLNALVNNAGISPKLSDGNSRMNSIDTPMHVWRDVFQVNFFAPIMLARGLFKELAAAKGSIVNVTSIAGTRVHPFAGTAYATSKAALGSLTREMAHDFGPHGIRVNAIAPGEIDTAILSPGTGKIVETIPLRRLGTTAEVADIIFFLCSQQASYVTGSEIHINGGQHV; the protein is encoded by the coding sequence ATGGCTGAACTCGACACCCGAAAAACCATCGTGCTGACCGGCGCCAGCCGGGGCATCGGCCATGCCACGGTCAAGCGCTTTTCGCGCGAGGGCTGGCGCGTCATCACCTGTTCGCGCCAGGCCTTTGCCGAGGATTGCCCATGGCCGGCAGGTCCCGAGGACCACATCAAGGTCGATCTCGCCGACCAGGAAGACGTCGGCATCGCCGTCTCGGAAATCCGCCACCGGCTGGAAGCACATGGCGGCCAGCTCAACGCGCTGGTCAACAATGCCGGTATTTCGCCGAAGCTCAGCGACGGCAACAGCCGCATGAACTCGATCGACACGCCGATGCATGTCTGGCGTGACGTGTTCCAGGTCAATTTCTTCGCGCCGATCATGCTGGCGCGCGGCCTGTTCAAGGAACTGGCGGCGGCCAAGGGATCGATCGTCAACGTCACCTCGATCGCCGGCACGCGCGTGCATCCTTTCGCTGGCACCGCCTATGCGACATCGAAGGCGGCACTCGGCTCGCTGACGCGCGAAATGGCGCATGATTTCGGCCCGCACGGCATCCGCGTCAACGCCATCGCGCCGGGCGAGATCGACACGGCGATCCTGTCGCCGGGCACGGGCAAGATCGTCGAGACCATTCCGCTGAGGCGCCTCGGCACCACGGCCGAGGTCGCCGACATCATCTTCTTCCTGTGTTCGCAGCAGGCGTCCTACGTGACCGGCTCGGAAATCCACATCAATGGCGGCCAGCACGTGTGA
- a CDS encoding zinc-binding dehydrogenase: MLALAISSDSVAGLTLAEVDEPQPLPNEALISVRTTSLNRGELRLLTIRPNGWIPGQDIAGIVERAAADGSGPAVGARVAALVDQAGWAERVAVSTDRLAVIPDAVSFASAATLPVAGTTALRTLRHGGDLAGLKVLITGASGAVGRFQIQIAREQGASVTAIAAARHAEDLRGLGAGQIIESIEQAEGLFSLITESVGGESLAHAIERVAPGGTIVMFGSSSGELTPVGFRQFVPGHEGARLQTFAYYTSGPDIGADIASLLTLAAAGRLETRVAMTVPWTDIAQALDALRQRSFSGKAVLTITG, translated from the coding sequence ATGCTCGCCCTAGCCATTTCTTCCGATAGCGTGGCCGGGCTGACGCTCGCCGAAGTCGACGAACCCCAGCCTCTCCCGAATGAAGCGCTGATCTCGGTCCGAACAACCTCGTTGAACCGCGGTGAACTGCGCCTGCTCACCATACGTCCGAACGGCTGGATACCCGGCCAGGACATCGCCGGGATTGTCGAACGGGCTGCCGCCGATGGCTCCGGGCCAGCCGTGGGCGCCCGGGTTGCGGCTTTGGTCGACCAGGCCGGCTGGGCCGAACGTGTCGCCGTTTCAACCGACCGTCTTGCGGTCATCCCCGACGCGGTTAGCTTTGCCTCCGCCGCCACGCTTCCGGTCGCGGGCACCACGGCGCTTCGGACCTTGCGCCATGGCGGCGACCTGGCCGGCCTAAAGGTCCTGATCACAGGTGCAAGCGGCGCTGTCGGCCGTTTCCAGATCCAGATCGCCCGCGAGCAAGGCGCTTCCGTGACCGCGATTGCCGCGGCCCGGCATGCCGAGGATCTCCGCGGCCTCGGAGCTGGGCAGATTATCGAGTCGATAGAGCAGGCCGAGGGGCTGTTTTCACTGATCACCGAGTCGGTCGGCGGCGAAAGCCTGGCACACGCGATCGAACGCGTTGCACCCGGCGGCACCATCGTCATGTTCGGTTCGAGCAGTGGCGAACTCACGCCGGTCGGGTTCCGCCAGTTCGTTCCCGGCCACGAGGGGGCGAGGCTGCAGACCTTCGCCTACTACACGTCTGGTCCTGACATTGGCGCGGACATCGCCTCGCTGCTCACCCTGGCCGCGGCCGGCCGGCTGGAGACCCGCGTCGCCATGACCGTGCCGTGGACGGACATCGCCCAGGCCCTGGACGCACTGCGACAGCGTAGCTTCAGCGGCAAGGCGGTTCTCACCATCACCGGATGA